One genomic region from Daphnia magna isolate NIES linkage group LG10, ASM2063170v1.1, whole genome shotgun sequence encodes:
- the LOC123476914 gene encoding uncharacterized protein LOC123476914, which translates to MYTLDFVSQHLAEIRMAFSLFHPLIFQNPCCEFRRFTTADVQLFDELFNTVRSGVSFPVAPVSVVQPVWCNDFYYNEYPGYARLRDVLPLLHARFLWWAESGDDIYHPSASVSNFYPELTYADIQIRLEHRQVRLAVLNHLSDSAEED; encoded by the exons ATGTATACGTTGGATTTCGTTTCTCAGCATCTTGCTGAAATTAGAATGGCTTTTTCGCTTTTCCACCCGTTAATCTTCCAAAATCCGTGTTGTGAATTTCGTCGCTTTACGACTGCCGATGTGCAGTTGTTCGATGAGTTGTTCAACACGGTTCGGAGTGGTGTATCCTTTCCCGTTGCTCCCGTATCCGTGGTGCAACCGGTTTGGTGTAACGATTTTTACTACAA tgAATATCCTGGCTACGCCCGACTTCGCGATGTTCTTCCACTGCTGCACGCACGGTTCTTGTGGTGGGCAGAATCCGGAGATGATATTTATCATCCTTCAGCTTCGGTTTCCAATTTTTATCCGGAGTTGACGTATGCCGATATCCAAATACGACTTGAGCACCGCCAAGTCCGATTGGCtgttttgaatcatttgaGTGATTCTGCTGAGGAAGATTGA
- the LOC123476929 gene encoding uncharacterized protein LOC123476929 — translation MTKKDTIAYLMVNGSSINTQVSVHNQYDIQDPLPTGTKFEYIVDHSIRFMNTNICIVANENNQIMAENCTEKTSRWILDLINYQWISLETGLCITLHDEEEGRVRLATLKTCSRQGTISENQQWVIEILTTNPDVLDNFPDASIDEFEEIQLEQRTSVTTTVSSPIFGGLLKRNHGRGNIIWDMIGWGQMKHDDYRPLNDANTSNGLPKSTEELSDLIKYELGKMHEQYKISIETEHDNKLAKEIRDVYCQLSKIKRTQAIILAQTNGLLAAAALGLPMCTRIYGFGQAMTLQQCDPKRISLSAKETKCGFQPFFVYGKNNCTIGLDGWSIHPYSECFWKSQLININGYPHTWQHNATAGDWIKQEATIHTSNLDLIAEFEELHLNSFDYGLRNHPAHGTMEMEQLNILNDLVGRINEGEGKELPDILVTEEQDNQIGNMFSWFDTLKIMALSAIGFILFLICLRIFIACNPIPRIKESFRRRKQSRNVSESDGQEMDSMIPEPIYSAGGANEKPFIREFAPLMTLATETPKETLTSINTPSVATRPAAMSLDTEWCGRIYADVLQKTI, via the exons atgacTAAAAAAGATACAATTGCGTATCTCATGGTTAATGGTTCATCAATAAACACGCAAGTATCAGTCCACAACCAATATGATATCCAAGATCCTTTGCCAACAGGAACAAAATTCGAATACATCGTAGATCACAGCATAAGGTTTATGAACACTAACATCTGCATCgtggcaaatgaaaacaatcaaattatgGCAGAAAATTGTACCGAAAAAACATCAAGATGGATACTGGATTTAATTAACTACCAATGGATTTCTCTAGAAACAGGCCTGTGCATCACCttacatgatgaagaagaaggacgAGTTAGATTGGCAACACTAAAAACGTGCAGTAGACAGGGAACAATTAGTGAAAATCAACAATGGGTTATCGAAATCCTAACAACAAACCCGGATGTGTTGGACAATTTCCCAGATGCATCCATTGacgaattcgaagaaatcCAGTTGGAACAGAGGACATCAGTAACAACGACCGTCAGTTCGCCAATTTTTGGAGGATTATTGAAGCGGAACCATGGGAGAGGAAACATCATATGGGACATGATAGGATGGGGACAAATGAAACATG ATGACTATCGACCGCTAAATGACGCTAATACAAGTAACGGTCTACCAAAATCCACTGAGGAGCTAAGTGACTTGATAAAATACGAGCTTGGAAAAATGCACGAGCAATACAAAATCAGtattgaaactgaacacgacaataaattggcaaaagaaattcgggaTGTTTACTGCCAGTTATCAAAGATAAAACGAACGCAAGCCATAATCTTAGCCCAAACAAATGGATTGCTTGCAGCCGCCGCACTCGGACTTCCAATGTGTACAAGGATATATGGTTTTGGTCAAGCCATGACATTGCAACAATGCGACCCAAAAAGGATATCACTATCAGCAAAAGAGACCAAGTGTGGgttccagccattttttgtttacggaaaaaacaactgtacaATCGGACTCGACGGATGGTCTATTCATCCGTATTCGGAGTGCTTTTGGAAATCCCAATTGATAAACATCAACGGATATCCTCATACGTGGCAACATAACGCCACAGCAGGAGACTGGATTAAACAAGAGGCGACCATACATACTTCAAATCTggatttaattgcagaatTCGAAGAACTGCACTTAAACAGTTTCGACTATGGATTAAGGAACCATCCAGCTCATGGAACcatggaaatggaacagctaAACATCTTAAATGACCTGGTGGGACGAATTAATGAAggagaaggcaaagagttacCTGACATCCTAGTAACAGAAGAGCAGGACAATCAAATCGGGAAcatgttttcctggtttgacacattaaaaattatgGCTCTCTCAGCGATAGGATTCATCCTATTTCTCATCTgtctaagaatttttattgcctgtAATCCTATTCCACGGATTAAGGAAAGCTTCAGACGACGCAAGCAATCACGTAACGTGAGCGAAAGTGATGGTCAAGAAATGGATTCAATGATACCAGAACCCATCTACAGCGCTGgaggagcaaatgaaaaaccgtTCATTAGGGAATTTGCACCTTTAATGACGTTAGCAAcagaaacaccaaaagaaaCCCTTACGTCGATAAACACACCAAGT GTAGCCACACGACCTGCAGCTATGTCGTTGGATACGGAATGGTGTGGGAGGATCTATGCAGATGTACTCCAGAAGACTATTTAA